From the genome of Planctomycetia bacterium, one region includes:
- the metG gene encoding methionine--tRNA ligase, with protein sequence MTPRRILVTAALPYANGHIHIGHLVEYIQTDIWVRFQKLRGHRCIFICADDTHGTAIMIRARQEGRSEEALIADMREHHIRDFAGFDVAFDNYSSTNSPENRELCAVFWKSLRDAGLVIERDVTQLFDTKAGTFLADRFVKGTCPRCKSENQYGDSCDKCGSTYSPAELINPISVHTGTTPEVRSARHLFVNIEQLHGFLEDWSQGGEHLQDEVANYLKGHFLGEPLRDWDISRPAPYFGFEIPDSPGDYWYVWFDAPIGYLASTWEWCKRNGEQLNDWWRSPATEVHHFIGKDITYFHTLFWPAMLKTAGYNLPARVHIHGFLTVGGEKMSKSKGTFVRAATYLEHLDPSFLRYYYASKLGSRLDDVDMNLDELVAKVNSDLVGKVVNLASRTAGFLKTTGLSPSYPDDGGLFERAATAGETIAAHYESCDYNQAMRHIMLLADHANKFIDDRAPWVLKKEPGKERELQDVCTIGLNLFRQLAIYLAPVLPRLAQQAGELLGEPITSWSEAVTPRIAAPVNKFQHMLTRVEPTQVSAMIEASKESAPETPAAATSDSGEWLTAEPLQPTITIDDFAKLDLRIARVVTAEEVPTANKLLKLTVSLGGEERRTVFAGIKAAYQPDSLVGRLVVVVANLQPRQMKFGLSEGMVVAAGPGGKDVFLLSPDSGAQPGQRLH encoded by the coding sequence ATGACGCCTCGCCGTATATTGGTTACCGCCGCGCTGCCTTACGCCAATGGCCATATTCATATTGGCCACCTGGTCGAGTACATCCAGACCGACATCTGGGTGCGCTTCCAGAAATTGCGCGGGCATCGCTGCATCTTCATCTGCGCCGACGACACGCATGGCACGGCGATCATGATCCGCGCCCGGCAAGAGGGACGCAGCGAAGAGGCGCTCATCGCCGACATGCGCGAGCACCACATCCGCGACTTCGCCGGCTTCGACGTCGCCTTCGACAACTACAGCAGCACGAACAGCCCGGAGAATCGCGAACTGTGCGCGGTGTTCTGGAAATCCCTGCGCGACGCGGGCCTGGTGATCGAACGCGACGTGACGCAGCTTTTCGATACCAAGGCCGGTACGTTCCTGGCCGACCGCTTTGTCAAAGGAACGTGCCCGCGCTGCAAGTCGGAGAATCAATACGGCGATAGCTGCGACAAGTGCGGTTCCACGTACTCGCCCGCCGAGTTGATCAACCCGATCAGCGTTCACACGGGCACGACGCCGGAAGTGCGGAGTGCGCGGCACTTGTTCGTCAACATCGAACAACTGCACGGCTTTCTGGAGGATTGGTCGCAAGGAGGCGAGCACCTGCAGGACGAGGTCGCCAACTACTTGAAGGGACATTTCCTCGGCGAGCCGCTGCGGGATTGGGACATCTCGCGTCCCGCGCCGTATTTCGGCTTCGAGATCCCCGACAGTCCCGGCGACTATTGGTACGTCTGGTTCGACGCGCCGATTGGTTACCTGGCTTCCACCTGGGAATGGTGCAAACGCAACGGCGAGCAGCTCAACGATTGGTGGCGCAGCCCGGCCACGGAAGTGCATCACTTCATCGGCAAGGACATCACGTACTTCCACACGTTGTTCTGGCCGGCGATGCTCAAGACGGCCGGCTACAACCTGCCGGCGAGGGTCCACATCCACGGCTTTCTCACCGTCGGCGGCGAGAAGATGTCGAAGAGCAAAGGCACCTTCGTCCGCGCGGCGACGTACCTGGAGCACCTCGATCCCTCGTTCCTGCGCTATTACTACGCCTCGAAGCTCGGCTCGCGCTTGGACGACGTCGATATGAACCTCGACGAGCTGGTCGCCAAGGTGAATTCCGATCTCGTCGGCAAAGTCGTCAATCTGGCCAGCCGCACGGCGGGCTTCTTGAAGACCACGGGACTGTCGCCGAGCTATCCGGACGACGGCGGGCTGTTCGAGCGCGCCGCCACGGCCGGCGAGACGATCGCCGCGCACTATGAATCGTGCGATTACAACCAGGCCATGCGGCACATCATGCTGCTGGCCGACCACGCAAACAAGTTCATCGACGATCGCGCGCCTTGGGTCTTGAAAAAAGAACCCGGCAAGGAGCGCGAACTGCAGGACGTCTGCACGATCGGCCTGAACTTGTTCCGGCAACTTGCAATTTACCTGGCGCCGGTGCTGCCGCGATTGGCACAACAAGCTGGCGAATTGCTCGGCGAACCGATCACCAGTTGGTCGGAGGCCGTCACGCCGCGCATCGCCGCGCCCGTCAATAAATTCCAACACATGCTCACCCGAGTCGAACCCACGCAGGTATCCGCGATGATTGAAGCGAGCAAGGAAAGCGCTCCCGAAACTCCCGCCGCAGCTACGAGCGACAGCGGCGAATGGCTCACCGCCGAGCCGCTGCAACCGACGATCACGATCGACGATTTCGCCAAGCTCGATCTCCGCATCGCCCGGGTCGTCACCGCCGAGGAAGTTCCCACGGCCAACAAGTTGTTGAAGCTCACGGTCAGCCTCGGCGGCGAAGAACGCCGCACGGTCTTCGCCGGCATCAAGGCGGCGTACCAACCGGATTCACTCGTCGGCCGTCTCGTAGTCGTGGTTGCCAACCTGCAGCCCCGGCAAATGAAATTCGGCCTCAGCGAAGGCATGGTCGTCGCCGCTGGCCCCGGCGGGAAGGACGTGTTCCTGCTCAGCCCAGACAGCGGGGCGCAACCGGGGCAGCGGTTGCACTAA